DNA sequence from the Coffea arabica cultivar ET-39 chromosome 11c, Coffea Arabica ET-39 HiFi, whole genome shotgun sequence genome:
cgaccatgaggaagatgagagtgcagttattggcgccgttgccggggaattGAAAGGCAATTCTTGAAATTTATTGAGCACCCATCTAGTAATTACAATTTATTTTGTcgtttttattaatttattccCATGTACTCCTTTCcgttttttaaaatgattcttGACTTTGAGGCCTTACGTACCTATAACCTGGCAAACAAACTTGGACTATCCTTTTACTAAATATACGCATATGACAAAAAATCCATAATAGTATTAGTGTCCATAATCTATGGGAATGACATGGTAATTAGGCAAATAGATTGAgggaattttcaatttttcatgaaGAAGGCTGTGTGGAAGGTATTAGGGAAGAAGGTTTGATTAGGGACTGAGATAGGTAGATAATCATGCAATACTTATTAGTTTTATTATTGTCCCATGAATTGATCCAAGCATCCAATAATTGTGTTATtctaattttacatgttttgttttcttttttaactgTTAAAATATTGATTGTGTGGTCTTGTGGTTTGTTCCATCTTCCATTGAGtcaagggaggtaaatgtaagtGATTAAATTGGAGGGGAGCTTCCTGCAATTATATGAACCCTTGGAGGAGGTAATTTCAGCATTGCACCAAAGAATGAAGTTTGATGTTCATGTTAAGGCTTTGATTAGGGAAAAGTTCCTAAATTTCAATGAATTATTTTAATTGTAAAGTTTTGACCACTTAAATATaactacccaaaaaaaaagaaagaaaaatatattaataaatgGGATATTTTATATCTTTCCTATTCTTGGACAAAGAGGAAACACACCTGGTGAAAAGagacagaaaattttttttccctctcagTAGGCATGAGACTTTGCAATTCTTCTCAGCGCTGAAAGAGCACATTTCATCCTGCATAATACAACTGTTGGATTCTTATTTCCTCACCATACTTTTATATACCAAGGATAAGCATATGTATAAGTAATGGTAAATATCCAAGGGAAAAATGAATAGAATTAGCAAATAATGTAGTCAATTTTTGTTGacaataaattataaataaccTCATCTAGCATAATACCTTTTCAAAACTTTACAATTAACCTTAAAATCTTTAACCTCAAGAATTATAAAAGGAAATGAACTTGTaagaaattaataaatttgGTATCAATAAAATATATTGGCAAATTTTTAtgaacaaaaattcaaaagcaCTTTGTCAAAATACAAGTGTCAAAAGATAATGATCAATGACACTTAAACATGAAATGACAATTATGTAGTTTTGATTAAATTAAAAGACACAAATATGTTTTTATGTACTAAGGATCGACATTGCAGTGAGGTTCAATTTGAGCTTGTATACTATTTTCTCACCATAggataaattttttatatactgaCGGTGTATATACCATCGGGTTTATATGCATGccacatatataaaatttaagatTTAAATTCAAATACAGATAATGTAGCATCCATTCAACTCCGTCAGTGTATATACTAACAatataggaaagattaatccataaacaTATGTATAAACAATGGTGAAATATACAAAGGGGAAAATGAACTGAAAACACCAGTTCATCACTCTTCTGCTCTACCAACTTtgctccaaaatgcaactgcaGTTCTTGGCTTCATGCTATCGGAGCTGATGTTCCTCAGGAAGTTTCTGTACCACTTGGCGGAGGACCTAGGAGTTCGATTCAAGGTTGCACAATCAACAGAATAAAATCCAAACTTTACATCATAACCAAATGACCATTCAAAGTCATCCATCAATGTCCAGACAAAGTAGCCCCTTACATCTGCACCATTTCTGTCAAACAAAAGTATGTAAATTGATCAGCTATTCTAGCAAAGATTTTCAGTACGAAAGAAAGCATGCATCAAGAAAAACATGAAATCATGAATCTTTTTTGTACGAGAGGTGATATGATTTGTTTAAATGCATTCATACCTTGCCCGAAGGATGAGAGGCAAAAGGGGAAGGCTTATAGGCTATAGCTTCTTAAAGAAAAAATGTTCCATAGTGTTGAAAAATTTATAAACCTTTTTTAGTTTCTAAATCAGTAGAAAAGAGAATATTTATCCCATAATTGGCGAAGAATCTGCTCGACAAAAGCATCATTAATGGCAGTATATGAGGATAGATGAATGTGACAACAATCATGGGAACAATATCACCTCATGGCTCGAGCCAAGAAGGCAAGGTATGCTTTGTGGAATGCAATTCGCTTGACATCAAGTTGGAAGTCATCAACTTGTTCTTGTTGTGGAGGTGTAGAATAACCTACAGATTAGTTAAAATTATGAGTTCTCAATGGTAAGACAAATGATAACAGAAGCATGTTATCGAAAGTATATTTTTACCATTTTCAGTAATAAACATAGGCTTGTTATGGTATCGATTCTTTACATAGTCCACAATCTCTTCCATTCCTCTTGGAACAACAGAGAATGTTGGCAACCCTGTCtgtttaaaccagaaaaaaaaatcatgagaaaaaaaaaactaatcttAAGAGTTATATAGCAATCTGAATTTGATATTTCAGCGAATATCTGATTCTCGTACTGGTTCCCCAATCAAAACACCACCACGCTCTGCAGTAGTACAGACAAAGCCGCAGATGGCACGGTCTCCACCAGGGGCACAGGCAGAGTCGGAGCTGCCACAACTTGAGCGTATGCAGTCCTTAGCATAAAGAGTTGCATAGTGGTTCAGTCCAAGGAAGTCAATGCTATCCCTTATGAGCAGTCTTTCTTCTGGTGTAAATTTGGGTAACTCATTTCCGTGATAGCGACGCATTTCTGGAGGATAATCACCAAACACTAGAGGATCGAAAGCCCTGTTTTATAAACATAGCACATCAAGAACGTGTCATCTTGTcttattttgatttatttcaCGTAGAGAAGCTTCTTGATTTCAATCTTTCTAGCCAACGAGGCTTCAATCGCGTGACGGGAGAGGACAGTAAAAGCTCCCAATCGCAGGGTAAATGGCACAGCTTAAGGAGATGCCAACACTTACCAAGCCACATTATTAGCCAATGCCCTCTTTACAGCTTCCTGGTCAATCTCATCATCAGTAAATGGTTCGTACATAATTGCATGGACCACAATTCCAATTACACCACCTTGTTTGGGCTGTCCCAAGATTGGTATGACGGAAAAAAAAGTAGTTTAGCTGTATAATCCAGTAAAACAGCAGATACTGTATATCATTGATGCCAACGAAGTATTTTACTTGCCTGAAACTGCTCGCGGTAGAGTTTGGAAGCCTTGGCATGGGCAAGTAACATGTTATGCATTGCAATCAGGGGCTCAGTATCTGAATTACCAGCTGAGCAGTTGCCAAAAGGAGGGGAGCAATGACCTGGAGGATGTTTTCCCCTTTCATAGGCAACATCTGCAGCCATATTTGGTTCATTGATGGTCACCCAATGCCTCACCCGATCaccaaaattcttgaaacaagttTCAGCAAAATGGACGAAATCATCCCTAATTCAATTCACATAGACCCAAGATTTTGATCATATTGCGGAGTTATATACCATTCACATAAAATCCATAATCAGAAATCCAGCATAATATTAAGTTCAACATACTGAAACAGAGGATTTAGCCAGCCCCCATATTCGTGACTAAGCACTTGGGGTATGTCCCAGTGGTGAATTGTCACAAAAGGCTGAATGCCTGCGTTGGATACAATGTGATCTAAAGCTCTCAAGCGACACAGTAGTAATAAATAAGAGATGAAGGGTGGAAGAAACATGTGATGTTTGCTCAATACCTCTGAGTAGAAGATTATCGATTATACTATTGTAAAACATGATTCCAGCTGCATTAACACCACCCAATTTGCCATCTAAACATACCATTCAAAGATTTATTGTGAGTTTGTGGCATTCCAAGAAAAGAATGGACCAAAAGGGATTATACCATTGAGGGTAAACTACTTAAAGGGCCTCTAAACTATTTCAATTGTCAACTTTGA
Encoded proteins:
- the LOC113718717 gene encoding beta-glucosidase 18-like; the protein is MKVTTMLSSSSFLLLILLISANPYGRALQGGNGIEEELEDVKRSDFPTGFLFGVATSSYQIEGAILEDGKSLSNWDVFVHKNGNVNNGDTGDIATDHYHRYLEDIETIHSLGVDAYRFSISWPRILPNGKLGGVNAAGIMFYNSIIDNLLLRGIQPFVTIHHWDIPQVLSHEYGGWLNPLFQDDFVHFAETCFKNFGDRVRHWVTINEPNMAADVAYERGKHPPGHCSPPFGNCSAGNSDTEPLIAMHNMLLAHAKASKLYREQFQPKQGGVIGIVVHAIMYEPFTDDEIDQEAVKRALANNVAWAFDPLVFGDYPPEMRRYHGNELPKFTPEERLLIRDSIDFLGLNHYATLYAKDCIRSSCGSSDSACAPGGDRAICGFVCTTAERGGVLIGEPTGLPTFSVVPRGMEEIVDYVKNRYHNKPMFITENGYSTPPQQEQVDDFQLDVKRIAFHKAYLAFLARAMRNGADVRGYFVWTLMDDFEWSFGYDVKFGFYSVDCATLNRTPRSSAKWYRNFLRNISSDSMKPRTAVAFWSKVGRAEE